The following nucleotide sequence is from Allocatelliglobosispora scoriae.
CCAGGTTGAGGGTCGCCGCGGTCGACGGCGGGTGCAGGTGCCGCTCCTGCGGGTCCAGGTTCGGCAGCAGCGGCAGGCCGGTCCAGTTGTCGTCGTGGATCTTGTGGTGGACCATGCCCGCGAGCGGCTTGCCGGCCGGGACCTGCATGCTGAGCAGGAACTCCTGCTCCCAGCGGGCCTCGTCGAGGATGTCCGGGACGCCGTTGCCGCTCTCGGGAATGTCGAGCTCCCCGTCGGTGAAGCCGCCCGAGCGGGCGTAGGAGGTGCGCTCGAACTCGTTGACCAGCTGGAAGACGGAGATGCCGCCGTTGACGACGTACTTGCCGTGGTCACCGGCGTCGTACCAGCCGCCGGCCACGTTGAGCGAGTAGTCGCACGTGCCGGGCAGGCACGCGACGGAGGTGTCACCGGAGTTCGGCGCCACGCCGACGTGCCCGGCCGGGCGGCCGTAGCCGGGGCGCAGGGCGTTGTCGATGGCGATGCCGGAGCGCTGCGGATAGTAGAACTTCAACGCATCCGTCGCCAGGCTGTCGTAGAGGTCGGCGCCGATGTCGAACGGTCGGCTCGTCTCCCCGTCGGCACGCAGGGTGTAACCGGTGCCCGCAGTGGCGTACCCGCTGAAGTCGATCGTGTGGATCGCCTGGCCGGAGGTGGCGTCGAGACCGCGCGGCGCGGTGACGCCGCTCGCCACGACGGCGTCGGCGGCGCTGCGCAGCTCCCAGGCGACCCCGGCGGCGGCGTCGGTGACGACGGTGGCCCGCTTCGGTCCGGCGGTGAGGTAGCCGACCTGGTTGACCCGCACGCGCGGACCGGTGTCGGGGACGTAGACCTCGGGTGCCGCGCCGCCCTTGAGCGACACGTTGTCCACACAGAACCGCCACGGCGCGGCGCTGCCGCCGATCTGGAACGCGACCTGCGCGTTGGGCAGGCTCACCGGCGCGGTGAAGGTGTAGTCGTAGGTGGCGCTCGCCTCACTCACCGTCGGGGTCGCGGAGAGATACTGGGTGTACGGGTCTACGGGCAGCTGGACCAGCATCTTCGCCGGTTTCGCCGGGCTGCCGGTCGCGTCGACCGAGAAGGCGTAGGTCTCCCCCGCGACGAGCGGGATGTCGTTCTGGCCGATGATCACGTCCCACGGGTTGCTCGTGCTGCCGGGGATGTCGGCGCAGAGCCGACCGCCGCTGGAGTCCAGCGTGATGTTGCCGGTCCCCCACCACGGGGCGTGACCGGAGTCGAAGGTGCCGTTGATGATCTGCTCTGGCGGGTCGGCGTAGGCGGTGCCGGACGCCGTCAGACCGCCCGCGAGCAGGGCGAGCCCGGCCAACGGGACGAGACGGAGGGGTGTGCGCACTGGGGGGTTTCCTCTCGGAAAGGAAGCGGGGTTGCGCGAGTTGATGTTGGGAGCGCTCCCAATCCATCACGACGAATTATTGCCAACTCGTTTCCGGGGTGTCAACCGGCAGAAAGCTCGATTCGACAGATCATTTCGATTCGGTCGAGCCGAGGCGCCCCAGGCTGCCCCGGCACGAAGTTACTGGTCAGTATGCGTGTCGCGAATCGCATCGGGTGCCCGTAAGCGTGACGAGATGCCCCTCCGAGAGGCAGGATGACACCAAACGCAACAGACTTGTAGACCACACAAACGCGAGGGAACGCCTGTGTCCACCGAACGCAAGCGCCCGGTCATCAGCGACGGCCTGCCGAGCCAGCTACCGGACATCGACCCGCAGGAGACTGCCGAGTGGGTCGAATCGCTCGACGGAGTCATCGACGAGCGCGGCGCCAAGAGGGCCCGCTACATCATGCTGAGCCTGCTGGAGCGCGCCCGTGAGCGGCAGGTCGGCGTCCCACCGCTGACCACGACCGACTACATCAACACCATCTCCACCGAGCGGGAGCCCTGGTTCCCCGGCGACGAGGCCGCGGAGCGACGCATCCGCGCGTTCATCCGGTGGAACGCCGCGATGACCGTGCACCGCGCGCAGCGGCCCGGCGTCGGCGTGGGTGGGCACATCTCGACCTACGCGTCGTCGGCCTCGCTCTACGAGGTCGGCTTCAACCACTTCTTCCGGGGGAAGAACCACCCCGGCGGCGGCGACCACATCTTCTTCCAGGGTCACGCCTCCCCCGGTATGTATGCCCGGGCCTTCCTGGAGGGACGCCTCACCGAGCACCAGCTCGACGGCTTCCGCCAGGAGCTCACCCACCCCGGCGGCGGTCTGCCCAGCTACCCGCACCCGCGCCTCATGCCGGACTTCTGGGAGTTCCCGACCGTCTCCATGGGAATCGGCGGCATCAACGCCGTCTACCAGGCGCGGTTCAACCGCTACCTGCACCACCGGGGCATCAAGGACACGTCGCAGCAGCACGTCTGGGCATACCTGGGCGACGGCGAGATGGACGAGCC
It contains:
- a CDS encoding glycoside hydrolase family 9 protein, with amino-acid sequence MRTPLRLVPLAGLALLAGGLTASGTAYADPPEQIINGTFDSGHAPWWGTGNITLDSSGGRLCADIPGSTSNPWDVIIGQNDIPLVAGETYAFSVDATGSPAKPAKMLVQLPVDPYTQYLSATPTVSEASATYDYTFTAPVSLPNAQVAFQIGGSAAPWRFCVDNVSLKGGAAPEVYVPDTGPRVRVNQVGYLTAGPKRATVVTDAAAGVAWELRSAADAVVASGVTAPRGLDATSGQAIHTIDFSGYATAGTGYTLRADGETSRPFDIGADLYDSLATDALKFYYPQRSGIAIDNALRPGYGRPAGHVGVAPNSGDTSVACLPGTCDYSLNVAGGWYDAGDHGKYVVNGGISVFQLVNEFERTSYARSGGFTDGELDIPESGNGVPDILDEARWEQEFLLSMQVPAGKPLAGMVHHKIHDDNWTGLPLLPNLDPQERHLHPPSTAATLNLAATAAQSARVYAAYDKAFAQRNLAAARKAWTAALAHPAVYAPAGGVGGGPYDDTDVTDEFYWAAAELYLTTGEAQFKNYLLASPLHTAPVFGAGGFDWGHTAGLGRLDLALLPSAIPNRAAIRASVVAGAQSYLAAQAANGYAIAYAPNGNAFDWGSNALVANNLIVVAAAYDITGQATYRNGVVEGMDYLLGRNALNMSYVTGYGEVNSHNQHSRWYSHQLNPDLPNPPKGTLSGGPNSSIQDPVAQQKLVGCVAQFCYIDDIESWSTNELTVNWNAPLAWISAFLADQGAGGSPAASSCSVTYTKHAEWADGSNIEIVVRNTGTTTINGWSLKWSFPTGQSIDSAWGMTTSQSGPTVTATNLGYNGKLVPGASAYLGFIGKPGLFANPNPVFFTLNGASCTG